A segment of the Methylomonas paludis genome:
TCTTTCCCTGGCGATGGCAATCCGGGTTTGCAGGGTACGAATGCTGACATAGGTTTCAGCGACTGCGGCACTGATTTCCAGCTGTGCAGCAGAGACTGACGCATTAGCCGCCTGATATTCGGCTTGGGCAGCCTCAATTGCCCGACGAGTTCCGCCAAACAGATCAAGTTCCCAGTTAAGACTGGCGTTGAGGTCATAAACGTCTAGATTACGATTAAAGCCGGGCATAGAATTAAGGACTCGTCCGGTTAAGTCTTGCAGGGAAATATGTGCCTTGGTCGCCTGAGTATTCAGCTGTCCAGACGGCAGCAGCTGAGCGGATAGCCCGCTGACCTGGGCCTGGGCCTGGTTTACTCTGGCCGCCACTTGTCGTAGGGTCAGGTTTTGCTTTAACGCCCGATCAATATATTTAATTAGTTGCTCATCATTAAAACTGTGCCACCAGCGATTGATATCGGCCATATTTTTTGGAGTATTCCCGTTTTCCTGATTCAGCGCAGCGGCATGCAAGAACGGTTTTGCAGCAACAGGGGCAGGCTGTTGATAGGTCGGCCCGACCATGCAGCCATTAAATACTGTCAGGATAGCCAGGCAAAGCGATGTTTTGGTCAGCTGGTTCATAGTTGTATCCCCGAAGTGATTGGCTGTAACGATTATACAAAATCGTTACTTGTTGTCAACACTTTTGGAACTCTGTAATATCTAACGATGCATTTAAATTTATTTTAACGGTAGTGCTTTATGAAAAAAGAAACATTAGATTCCGCCCAAACCGCCAGCGGACAGCGCGGCCCTGCAATTCATGAAAGGCGCATCCAGATTATAGAATCGGCTAACGAGCACTTCCGTATCTATGGCTATAAAAAAACCTCTGTAGCTGATCTGGCAAAGGCGATTGGCGTTTCAAGCGCCTATGTATATCGCTTCTTTGATTCTAAACAGGCTATTGGCGAGGCGATTTGCAGCATGGCGCTTGGCAAAATTATTACAGCGATGCACGAGGTGGCCAATAGCGACATGTCGGCATCCCAACGTCTTAGAAATCTTTATACAACCTTGTTAGACAAGGGCTTGGAGATTTTTTTCAACGAGCGAAAACTGCATGAGATCACGGTCGCAGCAGTTGAAGGGCGCTGGTGCGCCACCACCAGATATCACGAAACAAAATACGAAGTCATCACCAAAATCCTGCAGGATGGCAGGGCCTCCGGGGAGTTCGAAAGGAAGACCCCTTTAGATGAGGTAGTCATGGCGATTGTGGAAACCCTGTACCCATTTTCTCATCCTATTCTGTTGGAACAGTCAGAGCCGGAAGTGTTGCGTCAACATGCTGTTGCCGTCACCAATCTGGTACTCAGAAGTCTGGCCCCCTGATTTTTTAAGTGCCTTTTTGGATATTTTATTGCCCAATAAGTTACGATTTGACAAATACGTTACTTGTATCTGATAATAAATTCGTTACTTTTTTTGCGGAGCAATAACTATGAAAACGTGTTGCAACTTAGCAAACCGGAGTATTCCGGTTTTAATGCTGACTCTGGTCATGGGCTGCTCCCAGCCTCCGGCCAGTGATGCCCGGCTTGAACCGCCGTTGGTGGTTGTGTCAAAAGCCACTTGGTCTGGTGGAGAGGATACTGTGTACACCGGTGTGGTGAAGGCTCGGGTAGAAAGCAATATCGGTTTTCGGGTTGCCGGAAAAGTGATCGAACGCAAAGTGGATGTGGGGCAGGCGGTACGCAAGGGCCAGGTATTGATGCGCCTGGACCGTAATGATTTGCTGCTTAACTATTCTGCACAGGCAGCCGCAGTGGCAACGGCCAAGGCAAAATATACCCAGGCTGTTGCCGATGAAGCGCGTCTCAATGGCTTAAGCGAACAGGGCGCAATTTCTGCTCAAGCTTATGATGCGGTCAAAGCCGGGCTGGATGCTGCCGCAGCCAGCCTTGAAGCCGCAAAGGCGCAAGCCAACATCGCTAAAAATGCGGATTCCTATGCCGAGCTTGTTGCTGATGCTGACGGCATTGTTGTTGGCGTATTTGTTGAGCCAGGACAAGTAGTGGCCTCAGGCCAAGCCGTGGTTCGTGTTGCCAAAAATGGTCCACGTGAGGCAGAAGTGTATCTACCGGAGAGTGTCAGACCTGCGATTGGTAGCGAAGCAACGGCCCAGATCTATAGTGAACAGTCAAAAAAATACCGGGTGCACTTACGAGAGTTGAGCAAAGCAGCTGATCCAGCCTCCCGCACTTTTACAGCCAGATATGTGATTCCTGATTCGCCTGCTATTCCCTTGGGTTCTACTGTTTCCGTCGAGTTAAATAGTGTAGGTGAACCGCTGCTACAAATCCCTTTATCAGCTATTTATGATGACGGACAAACAGTGGGCATTTGGATCGTCAATCCTGATAATTTCGCTGTATCCCTGCGGAAAGTCAGTGTCAAACAAGTCTCTGCGGAATTTGTATTCGTGACAGGTGAGGTCAGCCAAGCAGAGCAGATAGTTGCGCTGGGGGCACATCTTCTCCATGAAGGCCAACGGGTAAGAGTGGCTGACAGCAGCAAGGTGGTGCTCAAATGAACGGTTTTAACTTATCCGCATTCGCCGTCAAAGAACGGGCAATTACGCTTTTCCTGATCATGGTCATCACAGGGGCTGGCATATACGCTTTTCTCAATCTTGGCCGCGCCGAGGATCCACCCTTTACCATTAAACAAATGGTCATTAGCGCGGCTTGGCCTGGTGCGACAGCCCAGGAAATGCAAGATCTTGTCGCAGAACCCTATGAGAAGCGCTTGCAGGAATTACGCTGGTACGATCGCGTCGAAACCATGACGCGTCCCGGCCTGGCTTTGATGACACTGACACTGAAAGATAACATTCCGCCTGGCGATGTTCCTGAGCAGTTCTATCAGGCCAGAAAGAAACTGGGTGATGAAGCGTACAAGCTTCCGCAGGGAACACTTGGGCCATTTATCAATGATGAATATTCCGATGTCACTTTTGCCTTGTATGCGCTGCAGGCTGACGGACTTGCATTACCATTACTGACGCGAGAAGCAGAAAATATCCGGCAAAAACTGCTCCATGTACCTGGCGTAAAAAAGGTCGACCTATTTGGGGAGCGTCCGGAGCGCATTTTCGTGGAAATATCCAATGAGCGGTTAGCCAATCTTGGCGTGAGTGCATACCAGATTCTCGAGGCGCTGCACAAGCAAAATGCCCTAACGCCAGCGGGATCGATCGAAACCTCCGGCCCCCAATTGTTTGTTCGTCTTGATGGCGCTTATGATAGTCTCGATAAAATTCGCAATACCCCGATAGTCGCCGCCAGACAATCTTTCAAGCTTGCCGATATTGCTGAAGTCAAAAGAGGTTACGAGGATCCCGCCACTTTTATTATTCGGCATGATGGCAAGCCGGCATTAGTGCTGGGTGTGGTGATGCAGGAGGGCTGGAACGGTCTCAAACTGGGTAAGGCGCTGGAGACGGAAGAAAGCAAAATAAGCAGCGAACTGGCGCTGGGCTACCAATTTAAGCAGATATCCGATCAGGCTGTGAACATCAAAGAATCGGTTGATGAATTCATGCTTAAGTTCTTTGTAGCCCTGGGTGTCGTGATGCTGGTCAGCCTGCTGAGTATGGGG
Coding sequences within it:
- a CDS encoding TetR/AcrR family transcriptional regulator: MKKETLDSAQTASGQRGPAIHERRIQIIESANEHFRIYGYKKTSVADLAKAIGVSSAYVYRFFDSKQAIGEAICSMALGKIITAMHEVANSDMSASQRLRNLYTTLLDKGLEIFFNERKLHEITVAAVEGRWCATTRYHETKYEVITKILQDGRASGEFERKTPLDEVVMAIVETLYPFSHPILLEQSEPEVLRQHAVAVTNLVLRSLAP
- a CDS encoding efflux RND transporter periplasmic adaptor subunit; protein product: MKTCCNLANRSIPVLMLTLVMGCSQPPASDARLEPPLVVVSKATWSGGEDTVYTGVVKARVESNIGFRVAGKVIERKVDVGQAVRKGQVLMRLDRNDLLLNYSAQAAAVATAKAKYTQAVADEARLNGLSEQGAISAQAYDAVKAGLDAAAASLEAAKAQANIAKNADSYAELVADADGIVVGVFVEPGQVVASGQAVVRVAKNGPREAEVYLPESVRPAIGSEATAQIYSEQSKKYRVHLRELSKAADPASRTFTARYVIPDSPAIPLGSTVSVELNSVGEPLLQIPLSAIYDDGQTVGIWIVNPDNFAVSLRKVSVKQVSAEFVFVTGEVSQAEQIVALGAHLLHEGQRVRVADSSKVVLK